In Camelina sativa cultivar DH55 chromosome 17, Cs, whole genome shotgun sequence, the genomic stretch AAACTGGTTTTATACTGACTCAGTTTTTGATGTGGATGGCAAAACTCCAATTGATTTGGCTAAGCTTAACTATCAGCTTGACGTTGTGAACCTCCTTGAGAAGGTTGCATGACTTTGCCTTTGAGAGTTTTAGTGCAtatatagggtttagggttttatatCTTTGTGActcttgacatttttttttttgtgcacgcTCTTGACATTgataatattaaagaaaacagaagagAGATAGATAAAGTGGTCTTAATGAtttgatatcatatatattgttggctgaaaatataaaaaacacatTCTCTCAGTCTCTCACAGTTAGTATATGCGTTCTTGATTAGGCCTTGGTTTCTTTTGTGCCGTTGAACGAGAAATGACGCCAAATACAAGCCTAGAAGCACAAGAATCCTCCCATAAAAATCCAATCTCGTCATTCATCCTCAAGTTTCTCCTTCGGACAAAATCTCCCACCCATCCATCCGTTAAAGCATAGTTTCTACTTTTTCCCAGACGTGGGCGCAGCTTATGCATTGTTCTCAAGTCATAGTCAAATACGTCAACAATGATTCCAGATTCAGTTACTATCCTTTTGAATTCTGCTACAGGTATATGTCTTCGAATGTGCTCATCAACGGAGCTTTCTTGCAGAATAAGGCTGTTGTTGACAGGGTTAATATCGTTCCTAACCAGTTTCTTCGTGATGGTCCATTGAGGTGCGTCGTTGACAGTAGGTGCAGGGATCGTTTGAGGTGCGTCGTTGACTTCTCTAGGTGTAGGGATCATCTaaatcttttctctctctctttttgcgTTCCAAACGAAACCAAAAGCAatgttacttttgtttttgaaaaggCAAGAAGTGTCTATGCCAGATCCTTCACCTAACGCGATACAAAGAACATACAATCATTGACAGGCACAAGTACTACAAGAACTAGGGAATGGGAATAAAGACTTTACTTACCTAGAATTCCTAAACCCTCAAGGTTATCAATTCTAAGCTGTAAATCTATACCATCTATGGAGATGCTAGGCATCATCTCGGGATCATCAGAAATAACGTTGGAACCTTTGACAATCAAGTAAGACTGGTTACTGTTGTTCTTAACATCTCTAGAGGTAGGCTTCATCTGAGTCGGGTTAGGATCTTGTTGTGAACCAATGTTCCCTGCAGAATCAATAGAACCTGCAATTGCAAGTTGCAACACACAAGTAAAAAAGGTAGTCAGAGAAAAATATAGGGGTTCTGCGTAATGTCTTATAGTAGTTTGTGATGAAAGAACGTTAACCTTCGAACAAGCCACCAGAAGGACTCAACATGTTTGTAGTGTTGACAAGGATGTTATCACCTTCGAGGTCATTTGGGTTATCCCTATACGTTTCATATCGTTTCAAGACTTCTTCATCTGTGTTGATCGGAGAAACAAACGGCTTCTGAGTTTCTTGGCTCATATTACTCATCGGAATcattttctctgtttccttGGATCGCAAGTAAGAGACTAAGAGGATTCTTCAAGGCTCTCTCGTGGTTCTTGAATCGTACTCGCTCGATTCTTCTCCCTCGGAGCTAAAGGATAACATATCTGTTTCCTTGGGTTGCAAGAAAGAagagttttgacttttgagtgaCTCAATACTCTCTCGTTCTCTTCTTCGTCGGAGAGAGTTAGCGTTAAGGcgattttagagagagagagaaagatttggatgttgtcaaaaaaaaaaaaaaaaaNNNNNNNNNNNNNNNNNNNNNNNNNNNNNNNNNNNNNNNNNNNNNNNNNNNNNNNNNNNNNNNNNNNNNNNNNNNNNNNNNNNNNNNNNNNNNNNNNNNNNNNNNNNNNNNNNNNNNNNNNNNNNNNNNNNNNNNNNNNNNNNNNNNNNNNNNNNNNNNNNNNNNNNNNNNNNNNNNNNNNNNNNNNNNNNNNNNNNNNNNNNNNNNNNNNNNNNNNNNN encodes the following:
- the LOC104760064 gene encoding B3 domain-containing protein At4g02870-like; this translates as MIPTPREVNDAPQTIPAPTVNDAPQWTITKKLVRNDINPVNNSLILQESSVDEHIRRHIPVAEFKRIVTESGIIVDVFDYDLRTMHKLRPRLGKSRNYALTDGWVGDFVRRRNLRMNDEIGFLWEDSCASRLVFGVISRSTAQKKPRPNQERIY
- the LOC104760065 gene encoding B3 domain-containing protein At4g02870-like, producing MIPMSNMSQETQKPFVSPINTDEEVLKRYETYRDNPNDLEGDNILVNTTNMLSPSGGLFEGSIDSAGNIGSQQDPNPTQMKPTSRDVKNNSNQSYLIVKGSNVISDDPEMMPSISIDGIDLQLRIDNLEGLGILGEGSGIDTSCLFKNKSNIAFGFVWNAKREREKI